In Arachis hypogaea cultivar Tifrunner chromosome 17, arahy.Tifrunner.gnm2.J5K5, whole genome shotgun sequence, a single window of DNA contains:
- the LOC112766883 gene encoding probable trehalose-phosphate phosphatase C isoform X1 gives MKNHESNVVGPDVMLIALAASIPNAAVLGGFLNLSSSQIKDTNNWIDSIRASSPTRTRSSSSSSDNQDKINSWMLYHPSALNMFDQIAYNMKGKKIVTFLDYDGTLSPIVADPDKAFMTKKMRATLKDIARHFPTAIVTGRCRDKVYSFVKLAQLYYAGSHGMDIKGPTKSRTPNKVSHNFSIYLSIEPINLLLLFSYLACCDFIHLLQGNDKALLCQPASKFLPMIEEVYKILLEKTKSVPGAKVENNKFCLSVHFRCVDEKCWAALAEQVRLVLNEYPKLKLTQGRKVLEIRPTIKWDKGKALEFLLESLGYDNSNDVFPIYIGDDRTDEDAFKVLRNRGQGIGILVSRVPKDTEASYTLKDPAEVEQFLRRLVQWKRSSTQ, from the exons ATGAAGAATCATGAGAGTAATGTGGTAGGTCCTGATGTGATGTTAATTGCATTAGCAGCATCCATTCCAAATGCAGCAGTTCTTGGGGGCTTTCTCAATCTCTCTTCTTCACAGATCAAAGACACTAACAACTGGATTGATTCAATCAGAGCTTCTTCTCCAACTCGCACtagatcatcttcttcttcttccgatAACCAAGACAAAATTAATTCTTGGATG CTGTATCATCCTTCAGCGCTGAACATGTTTGATCAGATAGCATATAACATGAAAGGGAAGAAGATTGTAACCTTTCTTGACTACGATGGAACTCTGTCCCCTATTGTTGCCGATCCTGATAAAGCTTTCATGACAAAAAAG ATGAGAGCCACGCTGAAGGACATAGCAAGGCATTTTCCCACCGCAATCGTCACCGGAAGGTGCAGAGACAAG GTGTATAGCTTTGTGAAATTGGCACAACTTTACTACGCAGGAAGCCATGGAATGGACATAAAGGGTCCAACAAAAAGCCGAACTCCAAATAAAGTCAGTCATAACttctctatctatctatctatcgaGCCAATTAATTTACTGCTTCTTTTTTCTTACCTTGCTTGCTGTGATTTCATTCATTTGTTGCAGGGAAATGATAAAGCACTGCTTTGCCAACCTGCTAGTAAATTCCTGCCTATGATAGAAGAG GTGTACAAGATCTTATTAGAAAAAACAAAGAGTGTCCCAGGGGCTAAGGTAGAGAACAACAAGTTTTGTTTGTCCGTTCACTTTCGTTGTGTTGACGAAAAG TGTTGGGCTGCATTGGCGGAACAAGTTAGATTGGTGCTCAATGAGTACCCAAAATTGAAGCTAACCCAAGGAAGAAAAGTGCTTGAGATCCGTCCAACCATTAAATGGGACAAGGGAAAAGCTCTTGAATTCTTGTTAGAATCACTTG GATATGACAATTCCAATGACGTTTTCCCAATTTATATTGGCGATGATCGTACAGACGAGGATGCTTTTAag GTTTTGCGCAACAGAGGTCAAGGGATTGGGATTCTTGTTTCTAGAGTTCCAAAAGACACAGAAGCTTCATACACCTTGAAAGATCCAGCAGAG GTTGAGCAATTTTTGCGGCGTCTAGTGCAATGGAAAAGATCTAGTACACAGTGA
- the LOC112766883 gene encoding probable trehalose-phosphate phosphatase J isoform X2, protein MKNHESNVVGPDVMLIALAASIPNAAVLGGFLNLSSSQIKDTNNWIDSIRASSPTRTRSSSSSSDNQDKINSWMLYHPSALNMFDQIAYNMKGKKIVTFLDYDGTLSPIVADPDKAFMTKKMRATLKDIARHFPTAIVTGRCRDKVYSFVKLAQLYYAGSHGMDIKGPTKSRTPNKGNDKALLCQPASKFLPMIEEVYKILLEKTKSVPGAKVENNKFCLSVHFRCVDEKCWAALAEQVRLVLNEYPKLKLTQGRKVLEIRPTIKWDKGKALEFLLESLGYDNSNDVFPIYIGDDRTDEDAFKVLRNRGQGIGILVSRVPKDTEASYTLKDPAEVEQFLRRLVQWKRSSTQ, encoded by the exons ATGAAGAATCATGAGAGTAATGTGGTAGGTCCTGATGTGATGTTAATTGCATTAGCAGCATCCATTCCAAATGCAGCAGTTCTTGGGGGCTTTCTCAATCTCTCTTCTTCACAGATCAAAGACACTAACAACTGGATTGATTCAATCAGAGCTTCTTCTCCAACTCGCACtagatcatcttcttcttcttccgatAACCAAGACAAAATTAATTCTTGGATG CTGTATCATCCTTCAGCGCTGAACATGTTTGATCAGATAGCATATAACATGAAAGGGAAGAAGATTGTAACCTTTCTTGACTACGATGGAACTCTGTCCCCTATTGTTGCCGATCCTGATAAAGCTTTCATGACAAAAAAG ATGAGAGCCACGCTGAAGGACATAGCAAGGCATTTTCCCACCGCAATCGTCACCGGAAGGTGCAGAGACAAG GTGTATAGCTTTGTGAAATTGGCACAACTTTACTACGCAGGAAGCCATGGAATGGACATAAAGGGTCCAACAAAAAGCCGAACTCCAAATAAA GGAAATGATAAAGCACTGCTTTGCCAACCTGCTAGTAAATTCCTGCCTATGATAGAAGAG GTGTACAAGATCTTATTAGAAAAAACAAAGAGTGTCCCAGGGGCTAAGGTAGAGAACAACAAGTTTTGTTTGTCCGTTCACTTTCGTTGTGTTGACGAAAAG TGTTGGGCTGCATTGGCGGAACAAGTTAGATTGGTGCTCAATGAGTACCCAAAATTGAAGCTAACCCAAGGAAGAAAAGTGCTTGAGATCCGTCCAACCATTAAATGGGACAAGGGAAAAGCTCTTGAATTCTTGTTAGAATCACTTG GATATGACAATTCCAATGACGTTTTCCCAATTTATATTGGCGATGATCGTACAGACGAGGATGCTTTTAag GTTTTGCGCAACAGAGGTCAAGGGATTGGGATTCTTGTTTCTAGAGTTCCAAAAGACACAGAAGCTTCATACACCTTGAAAGATCCAGCAGAG GTTGAGCAATTTTTGCGGCGTCTAGTGCAATGGAAAAGATCTAGTACACAGTGA